A stretch of Primulina tabacum isolate GXHZ01 chromosome 13, ASM2559414v2, whole genome shotgun sequence DNA encodes these proteins:
- the LOC142522687 gene encoding putative prolyl 4-hydroxylase 3 translates to MAKGRGSRHQRRRSMVVLVLSMLLMLSVVLLMLLGLGILSLPIGSDGDSPLVADNIKFKRLTIEMGRDEWGGLGKRGEQWTEVLSWEPRASIYHNFLSKEECEYLINFARPHMKKSTVVDSKTGKSKDSRVRTSSGMFLRRGQDKIIRTIEKRIADYTFIPAEHGEGLQVLHYEVGQKYEPHYDYFLDEFNTKNGGQRIATVLMYLSDVEDGGETIFPAAKGNFSAVPGWNEMSECARRGLAVKPKMGDALLFWSMRPDATLDPSSLHGGCPVIKGNKWSTTKWMHVDEYKT, encoded by the exons ATGGCCAAGGGGAGGGGCAGTCGGCATCAGAGGAGACGATCTATGGTGGTTTTGGTGCTTTCTATGCTATTAATGCTGTCCGTGGTGCTATTAATGTTGCTGGGCCTTGGAATTTTGTCTCTCCCCATCGGTTCCGACGGAGACTCCCCGCTCGTCGCcgataatatcaaatttaagCGCCTGACGATAGAAAT GGGAAGAGATGAGTGGGGAGGATTAGGCAAGAGAGGAGAACAGTGGACGGAGGTTCTTTCTTGGGAGCCCAGGGCTTCCATCTATCATAATTTCTTG AGTAAGGAGGAATGTGAGTACCTGATAAATTTTGCAAGACCTCACATGAAAAAGTCAACAGTTGTTGATAGCAAGACTGGCAAAAGTAAAGATAGCAG GGTTCGTACAAGTTCTGGAATGTTTTTGAGGAGAGGGCAAGATAAAATCATCAGAACTATTGAAAAAAGAATAGCAGATTACACATTCATCCCTGCAG AACATGGAGAAGGTCTACAAGTTCTGCACTATGAAGTTGGACAAAAATATGAACCTCATTATGATTACTTTCTCGATGAATTTAATACAAAAAATGGGGGTCAGCGGATAGCCACTGTTCTTATGTATTT GTCAGATGTTGAAGATGGGGGTGAGACAATTTTTCCTGCTGCAAAGGGCAATTTCAGTGCTGTACCAGGATGGAATGAGATGTCAGAATGTGCTCGGAGAGGCCTTGCCGTGAAACCAAAAATGGGTGATGCATTGCTTTTCTGGAGTATGAGGCCCGATGCCACTTTAGATCCCTCAAGCTTGCATG GAGGTTGCCCTGTTATCAAAGGGAATAAGTGGTCAACTACGAAGTGGATGCATGTTGATGAGTACAAGACCTAG